caagtcatttcatctcaaattctgtgttaaaattgtaaaaaaatctgccagtgggatgagataatcccactttttttcccccagaattttcttgaatcaaatgtcatcttcttcatcccagtgggctgatctgctttatttatttatttatttattttttaccactAATTACTGCTTTATGCTTTATTACTGATATGCTTTATTACTAACATGCACTGCAGTTGCACTAAATTACAGAATTGCGCTGAATTCCTGAAGATgcattggagacaagtgggtTTGTCTCATCCCACTCGCACATAttcacgttttttttgtttttcatcttgtttgaagaaaaaacaagattttaagacttcaTCTTTGGTCATGATGTGTTTAATACCGATTCCTGTGTAGAAAGTTTTGTGTATGCATCCTAAAATTGCTCAAGAGGCGTATGAGATTGCAACAAAAggcctcactgcaaaaaaatatccatcttgaCAACCTATTTAATCTAAGATTAAGCcttgaaatattgtttttcttcaaacaaggtaaaaaaaaaaaaaaacttacaaaaaaatatttttcttgaaccaagtgttattttcttgatccttgTGGGCTgacctgccttattctgccttgtttcaacacagtTATATTAAATTCCTGAAATCTCATAAGTGATTTGGACTATCTTTTGCACCGATGTCACTCTTCATTCTCCAAATCACATCTCACTGTATTAACCATTTTACGATctacaaagacacacatcagCCCACCTTAGATATATGCAGCCAGCAGAAAGCCATAATGCCTTTATCAGGCCCATTATTGGTGATAGATCtggattggaaacaagtgggattatctcatcacactggcactttttttttttttttacctagtttgaagaaaaaacaagatttgaactctcAATATTTGAAGACTGAAGAGACTTATTTGAGACTTTAACATCTTCCTCCTTGGATTTTTCTCTCGAGGGAATTTGAGTTTCCATaggtgtagttttttttttttttttcttattcaaacaAACCATGAATGAAAGTCAAACGCATCccttcctgtgcagcagcagagacgCCAATGTTTAGAACCACAACTGGAGCAGGATACAGGGTGAATTATAACTGGAGCATTAAAGCACCTGTTTATATGAAAACATCACCCGTTATTGCTGTAATATGTGAGAATAggagttgtttattttttatattttctgaatTGCCAGTCCGTCTTGCTGAAGTGCATTTGATGGGACGTTAAATTCCTCCATAAACAACAAATTGCACAACAGCAGATCAACACGGGCACTAAGAGCCACGTCTCGATAGGTATGTTTACAAGGCCTaatactcctcctcctcttaaaCAATTAGCCAAAAATATGACTAATTAGAGGTTATACATATGCAAACGCGCGGCCGAGTCCCCGCCCACCGGCAGGAGCGGCGGGGCTCACACAGATTCACCGGCGAGGCACAGCGTTTGCCGGTGCCATTCACAATTAGCAGCGCAGGAGTGGTTGTGTCTTATTAGCAGCGGTGAGGCAGCGACTAAAGTTTACCGGGCGCCGGTCCTTGGAGGGAAGTAAGGGGGGGTGGTGGCGGGTTGGAGGGGAgcgggttggggttggggttggggttggtgGGGGGTGGAGAGGCACCGAAGcagctgttgctgtttgtttatgcAACTCAGCAACATACGAGCGGTGGGGTCCCTCTCCGGCGCTTGGCGGGGCCCCGGCTCTCCCTGCTTGATCTTTGAAGGTTGGGGCTGTTTGAACAATTCCTCCCAGTCCTCCCAGTGTCCTGCGCGCCGCCATCTGTCTCCCCAGGAATGTGGGTAGAGTCAGCACACACCCCGGCATTTGTCAGCCTGGAtcggggtgggtgggtgggtgggtgggtgggggggtgctgtgttttttccccctagcgAGCTCAGAGAAacatgcctttttttcctcttttcttttttttttttttttgtgtgtgtatttcctaACCGTTTATCGTCCTCACCTCCCACTTGGAATTCATTGTTTCATGACAGGCGAGCCAGGTTTACACATACGGCGGTGTTGGTGGCGTTGTTGTTGCTGGGtattatattttgattttttttctcctcctttttcttttttttttgtcagaagaCAGGCCTTGTTTGAATTGCAAATTTGATGGATTGCAACTGATGTTTACCTTTGAACAGTGAATCAAGGCCGGGCCTATATGCTCTGTTCTGTATCCTAAGATTATTAAAGAGgtatttgaggatttttttttttttttttaattaaaaaagtcCCAATTAAGAATTTGAGACTGTTTTGGAAAGAAAGGCACAAAGTGTAATTCAAACAGTGTGACTACAGGtatgcaaaaaaagagagagagagagagaaggagctcACACAAATGGTTTTGAATACCTTTTTGGACTGATTAGGCCCAAATTAATGAAAAGTAGATCAGACTGCCTGTTCTAATGAAGGGGAAACGCTcctctaacaaaaaaaaaaaaaaaaagtcttttcatttattctattttcCGGGCTGCCAAATTCTAAAGGCATGCCTCCTTTGGCTGAGGAGCCAGGAAATTAAAAGGTATGTGATTCTCTCTGTTATCACCGCCGCTCCTGTAGTCGCTCGACGGAGGTGGGAGTAGAAAGCCAAGATGCCTCTTTGGCGACAGGAGCCATTTGGCTTGTTGCTTGTTGTCATGCCGACCAATTGTGATTATTTACTGAACTCTCACCCCCATGATGTTTGTGTGGTTCTCAATgtgaatctctctctttctctctctctctctctctctctctctctctccctctttcgcACAGCACCAACTGCTCAACCAAGGGGCTGGCAACCGCAAGTTCAAATGCACCGAGTGTGGCAAGGCCTTCAAATACAAGCACCATCTGAAGGAACACCTCCGGATTCATAGCGGTGGGTAGGAAGGGGAGAGCTGCCCCGCTCTTTGAATATTCATAACCCTGATTTGAGACCACCATGAACTTCGCATGATCTGGAAAAAATTCCTCGGGTTGATTACACGCCTACTGATAATGGACACTCGGCTTGGCTGGGTTgaagtcacagtgaaatgtaaattaacttttttcaaGTTGGTGGTGAATTTACCATGCCAGAATATTCAGCTGTTGAACAATAAATGGTAAATGATTTACTaaaatttattaaaacagtGCACCTTCAGTAGTGAtgtgattttaacatttttaaccaaTTTTGAAAGATGCCTTTTCGTGTAAAGTCAAGCTCTATAGATACATCATCACATCCTGATTGATTTCTATGATTGCTGTTAGTACTATTAGTGTTTTACTGCACTAGTATTGCATTTTGTGCACAATCAGGCATCTGACCCAGTATTTTTCTCCCTTACAGGTGAAAAACCATACGAATGCCCCAACTGTAAGAAGCGTTTCTCCCACTCAGGCTCCTATAGCTCTCACATCAGCAGCAAGAAGTGCATTGGCCTCATAGCCGTCAATGGCAGGATGCGCAACAACATGAAGACGGGCTCCTCCCCCACCTCGGCCTCGTCCTCGCCCACTAACACCGCCATCACACAGCTGCGGCAGAAGCTGGAGAACGGCAAGCCGCTGGGCCTCGCCGACCACAACAACCACCTGAACATCAAGACGGAGCCGCTCGACTTCAACGACTACAAGCTCATGATGGCCTCCCACGGGTTCGGTGCGCCCGGGCCCTTTATGAACGGAGGCATGGGAGGGAACAGCCCGCTGGGCATCCATCACAATTCGACAGCCCAGAGCCCCCTGCAGCACCTCGGGATGGGGGTGCTGGATTCACAGCTTCTGGGCTACCCGGGGCCGCTGGCGAACAACCTGAGCGAGGTTCAGAAGGTCCTCCAGATCGTGGACAACACTGTGTGCAGGCAGAAAATGGACTGCAAGCCGGAGGAGCTCTCCAAGCTCAAGGCGTACATGAAGGAGCTCGGGTCCCAAATCGAAGAACAGAAACAAGGGCTGACATCGTCGGGGGGCCCTCCAGTCGGTCTTCCGGTCGTCAATCACAACGGCGCCACCAAAAGCATCATCGACTACACATTAGAAAAAGTGAACGAAGCCAAAGCTTGCCTCCAGAGCTTGACTACAGACTCAAAGAGACAGATTAGCAATATCAAACGAGAGAAATCCAACCACACGCTTGAAGGAGGTATGGATGAGAAGATGCAGGAGAACAACATGTTTACACCTTTCGCTTGCCAATACTGCAAAGAAACCTTCCCCGGTCCCATACCTTTGCATCAGCACGAACGCTACctgtgtaaaatgaatgaagaaatcAAGGCGGTTCTGCAGCCTAGTGAGAACCTGATGCCCACCAAACCAGGGATATTCATGGAGAAGAACACCCACTTACTCTCCTCCATGTTGGCTGAGAAGGGACTACCTGCTCCCATCAACCCTTACAAGGACCACATGTCCGTGCTGAAGGCGTACTTTGCCATGAACATGGAGCCCAACTCGGAGGAGCTGCTCAAGATTTCCATAGCGGTCGGCCTTCCTCAGGAATTCGTCAAAGAGTGGTTTGAACAGCGGAAAATGTACCAGTACGGCAGCACCAGAACCCCGCCGCTAGAACACAGGAACAACGCAGATATGGTCATCGGAACAAATAACCACCACACCCCACCAAAAGACTCTATGGCAGCTAGGTCGCCTGTGTCACTAGTCAAACCCACTGACCGCATCACGTCCCCCTCCATCGCGGAGCTCCACAACAACGTCAACAACTGTGACAACGCGCTCAGACATTTGAAAAACCACCAGTTCAGTGGCAGTGCCAAACCGATAGGTGACAAGTTGGACCACTCCCGTAGTAACACCCCTTCCCCTTTGAATCTGTCCTCCGCATCTTCCAAAAACTCACACAGTAGCTCCTACACTCCAAACAGCTTAACTTCGGAAGACCTGCAGGCTGAGCCGCTGGATCTGTCTCTGCCGAGACTCATGAAGGAACCCAAGCATGCACTGACTGTCAAAAGCAGACCTAAAGTCAACAGCATCACCATCGACCACAACACCGTCCCTTCACCCCGTGAGCACTTCGAAGAGCCTTTGAACTTGGCCTATCTCAAGAAGGATTTCTCAGGCTCGACCAACAACGGAAACCTTGAAAAAAGCACTAGCCCCATCTTTGGCATTAATCCCTTTGCTGCCAAACCTTTGTACACATCACTTCCACCTCAGAGCGCTTTCCCACCGGCCACATTCATGCCCCCGATGCAGGCCAGCATACCGGGCCTTAGGCCCTACCCGGGCATGGATCAAATGGGCTTCCTACCACACATGGCCTACACTTACGCAACAGGGGCAGCTACCTTTGCCGAGATGCAACAGAGGAGAAAGTACCAGCGGAAACCAGGTTTCCAGGTAAATAAGCCACCTGTGGTTTTGTAAAGCCCCCCAGGCTCCCTCAAATTCTCTAAACTGATCTGAACTCATTTCTGCACTAATTAAAATTTACTCCAGAGTCTGGGAAGGGCGCACTCACCTGAGATAGACCGAACTGGCAAAGGCATGGAGTTTAAACAGCTGTGAGTGGTATATTCAGAAAGTGAGGCATCGTTATCAGTATCAGCCTGTAAAAGAGGATCAGTTGATACTAGTTTTAGACTTATATTGCCAAAATACCAGGCCAGTGCTGACCTTTCAGTAATAATCAGACACTGTCCAGTCAGTGTTACTTACAGCCGATATTATGGAGGTTATGGATCTGATTTTACTCAGCAGATTCAGCCGACaaaacctgcaatgaaaccATCCTTCAGGATCTTTCCAAACCACCTAAGGGAATATCATTAGTACAGCTTTCAAGTGGAGAGGTTCCAGGATGGTCTAAATCAGGGATTTTCCAACTTTTTCAATTCCCAGACCTCGAAGTTGACTCTTATTAAGccacagacccccatttgaaatGATTCTGCCCTGTAGGGGCCCTGATGTGAAAAGATAGTTtggtattaaattgtttagatgccATTCTTGAACACTGACAGATAAATTCAAAGATTGAAATTAaaaggtgagattaaaacataatgttacaATAATTACTCATGCATTTTTGTATTACAGCAAATTAGAGGTAAATTAAAGTCTAGTAAATTGAATTACAGAGGAATTATGGAgacttttcttcatttttcaaagGACCCCATGTAAGCCCTCGAGGATCCTTGGaggttgtttgtttggttttcccTATAAATAATGgtattgtttggattttttgagtttttggcACAAAAATATACCAGAATACAagcacaaaatgtcaaatgttggTCAAAAAAGCTATTCAGTTGAACCCGAGTTATTTTCCAGACTCCGCTGTGGATTGTACTCGGTGTTGAGTGCAGAATACATTAACACTCCTGACTGCAGTCCTCTTCCAGCGCTGGTCTGAGCTCAGATATTTTGTTATTAAATACGGGTGAAAGGCCTTTGTAAAAATGACGAAGGTGAGCCCCGGAGCGGTGCAGTTCTCCCGAATTTTCCCACCGCAactttgctgcattttaaaGAGAGAGCAAAGCCAAAATGAGCTTCTACACATGGATTAATAATGCACGGTCTCCATGTTCATTACCACTGAATGCTGAAGGCTGTTTAACATAGAGGGAAccattttgatgaaaaaaagtattaataATGTTTCCTATTCTAAGTtattaaattagattttaaaaatacagctaCAGGCGTTTAGTTCAAATTGATTGCAGAGTGATAGTGGTCCGTTCTTAAAACACAGCGCAGTGCCATCCCCGGGAATCATTGTCAGGCCCGACCGacacatattcatttaaaaaaaagagagaaagaaagaaagaaaaaagctttGCTGGCTCTCAATATTGCCCATTAGACTCACCTTCTGATTTTAATCACTATATGAGTTTGCAATTTCAAGAATAGGTCACCGCGCTTCCTCTTGTTATGAACCTGTAATGTTGTAATATTGTTCTCCAACAATTCATTTTTAAGACTAATCTTCATCATAAAAGAATATGGAGAATTTTAAAGGAATATGGCAGAATTAACACTCTTGTATAAAATTAGACCACACTGAATACACCATTATGGCTCACTTTCATAATAAGAGAGTGTGTCAGTTATAGATAGCTGATATTAGCCCCCGTCTGAAACTTTTATAAGAAATCAATGCCGGTATGTGCCGATGTTCAAAGATGCATGAGAGTATGTACCAGTGTGTAATTGCTCATCTTACCCGGCAATCACTTTGAAATTGACACAGAAGACATCTATCTTCAGCCAATGTCATATCCAACAAGTGACCTGTCACtttaaaataatatcattttttttatttaaagtgtgtCATTATTTGACCCTCTAGTATCCGAGTCCATTCTTGCAACTTTAGTGTGCCGCAGATTAAAACTAATCTCGCCTCTTTAATGTTGATATCTTCTTGTTCAGTGCAAATTTAGCTGCAAGTATATCTTAACAAAAAGCAATTTAAGGGGCTACATAGCTGCTCAGAAGCCCTGAAGACAAAATAATTTAGAAATGTGTTCATAAAgttgcagggggaaaaaatgcacagaaTTATCTCGGTTATGTCAAATTACTTTTGTCCGTTTGTTATGGTAACGCTGCGACCTGGTGTGGTAATGTCTTtaattactatttttattttttgtattttgtcgcTAAGCGCTCGTTGCTGCActtcacctgtcaatcaaaccgtgtgggcgggacttggagttcctgtttcctgtccgcccagttcttcttcttctgttagttccaaacaaagcagaaaatgcatcacttcctgtgcagcaggaaacagtGGCCAGACAGTTAAAGAGGAGCAACAGCTTATTCACATGATATTGTCTCACATTTCCACTTTAAAGGGCCATACCGgtgattttcaaatgtgaatttttagCCGAAGCAGCCGCCTTTAAAGTCCTCATCAATCAGAAagcacacagctgataattggctgtggaaagcaaaatatcgtcaaaacacaacagtgctgctgcttttaggaaaactcatgtggaggactttattccgctgatggaaaactggagtgaagaaagtgtgaaggctctgaaagttcatgttcatatcgtagtggaatgaatggaaaccagcggctggaggagagggaggaggagtgaaaccccactgctcgctctgagAGGAgatgggaaaagaaaagaaaagaaagcattaATGTGaagtttacacattttgtttgttcgtaaacatgtaaaatcacccggtgtggtcctttaacGGGATTATTGTAACAGCTGAGCGATGAATTTCAGGGAACACCTTTTTCctcaaaatggaaaatgccATCACATCCCgtccaggtaaaaaaaaaacacgcgattcatttttattttttctctctcttctcttttcctttcttttcttttctgttttgtttggttttgtttgtctttaatCCGAAGGGGGACCTGCTCGACGGTACAGCAGATTACATGTCAGGGCTGGACGACATGACAGACCCCGACTCCTGTCTGTCGCGGAAGAAGATTAAGAAGACCGAAAGTGGTATGTACGCGTGTGACTTGTGCGACAAAACATTCCAGAAGAGCAGTTCCCTTCTAAGACACAAATATGAACACACAGGTATATACTGTTCTAGACCCTTATTTTAACCcccatgcctttttttttatgttttaaatgtttgtgttgccaAATCCTATcactctatatatatattatatattttgttaccCTTCTacccccttttttcttcttgtttctccctctctgttacCCTTAAGTTGAATGTAAACCGAGACCTAACTTGTTTCTTCATTGACAGGGACGAGGTGACGTCAAACTCATGCCTTCAAATGAACTCAAAACAAACTTGAAAGACGCAATTTTGTTATTCCAGTGTtgaaatctgactttttttctgcaaatgaggtgaaaaaaatgccagtgggacgtaataatcccacttgtttccaaaatgatctcaaatcaagtgtcattttctggacCCTCGTACTAAATTGTTgaagctgcattggaaacaagtgggattatctcatcccactggcacattCTTTACCttgtttaaacaaaaaaaagaaagattttaagacttaatCTTAGTTGATGATGTGTTTGATAGCAATGCTTGTGTTAGAAAGTTTTGTGTCTGCTGTTCTGTGTCCTGACATTACTCCAGAGGCATCTGAGATTGCAAAAaaatccacactgcaaaaacatctccaccttaataacatttttcatcTCAGATTAAGccttaaaatctgtttttctgcaaattaGGTAACAAATCAGACTCCTACTGACTTCTTCAAAGCCTGTTCCCTCCTGTTGGAAATTATCTGCAAAACATCACtttaacaagttatttaatctcatcctcagtgttaaaatcttgtttttctgcaaacaaggttaaaaatctaccagtgggatgagataatcccgcttgggTCTAGaattttctcaaatcaagtgtcatgtacttgatcctagtgggctaatctgccttattctgacACATTTATTGCTAAATTCCTCCCATTGCTTTataaacaagtgggattatctcatcctacttgGCCatttggcaagaaaaaaaaagcaaaattttaaGACTTAATCTAAGACAAAGTGGAGATTTTGTCGCAGTGCAATCAAGAAATTTTGAAAAGCACAAACTGTATTTCAAACAGCATGAATACAGGTATGCGGGCAGAGTGATTTTGACTATCTTTTGCAGTGATATCACTCTTCATTTTGCAATCACATCTCGCTATATTAACCATTTTGCTATCTACAAAGACGCACATCAATTCACCTTGGATACATGCAGCAGTGAAAGGCCGTAATGCCTTTATCAGCTCCATTATTGGCGATAGATCTCATCAGCAGCGTGGCACTCAGAAGCTTCTGAGCGCTGATAACAAGTCTTTCATTATAGTTATTATACAGATCCGCTTTCACTAggttgcatcattttttttattttattatttagtttttctttttttttttatccgctATCAGCTCGGCGCCCCGTAGCAGAGCGCTCGGTGCTTTATGCAGGCTTCATGTTATCTGGTCGGACataaaaggaagagagggagctCGGTGAACtctcaaaaattaaaaaataaaaaagtaggcGCACGTTATCTCCCCGCACACCCCTGCGCCTCGCCCGGGACGCTCCGCGCTGCTTTTTTGTCATCAAATGCGTGCAGCTATCGCCGGTATTCCTGCGCCGAGAGGAATGcagagcggcggcggcggcggcggccagATGTCGCTGGACCGCGGTCGAGCGAGCGCCGAAACGTCCTCGGCCTCCAGTCGTGTGATTTGTGCGAGGCAGGCGGCCATATTTCCACATGTGCTGAGCAGttgtaaataagaaaaaagagaaagaaaaggaggtcAAGGAGGTTGGCTGCAAGtgaggcgtttttttttttttttcttttcttttctttttcgtGCAACATGAGATGTCCGACAcgcggggggaaaaaaaagtgaaaatcatAACAGAGAGTGATTAAAGGATGGCAAGAAACTTAATTCTTTGCATGAAATATTGAGGGACGGGGCCTTTCGACGAACATTACAGGCCGGAGGAGGTTTATTTAGCCGGAGAGgccaataaaagaaaagaaaaggatgaTGTGGCCAGCTTGGTTTGCACATTTCAGTCTTGGCATCCGAGGCGTCCCGTCAGATTTGGCAGTCGGAGGAGTCCCAGCCCAAAAACCTAATTGAGGGATAGGCGTCACCATGAACTGGAATTGTGTTGAGAGATAAGCAGGGTAACCCCTAGGAGTCTCCCTCCTCAATTTCATCCCGGATTTGTTTACTCCTTCGCCGCGCCTcctcttgtttgtttgcctcGCCGTCGTTTATTTATGTTGCATTCATCAGTGTGGCACGCAGGCCTCCCCAAAATAAGTAGTTGCGGTCGAGTTTGCCCATGCTTAAACCACGGGAGGGAATTTCCATAATGTCGACCCACGGATGCGAGTGCACTTTCTCACCCGAGCCGCTCGCGCTCGCaatttgaataaacaaatagcCCTAAGTCGTAAGTCAAAGTTAGATTTAATACTCGccgatgccttttttttttttttttttttttggtatttgctTCATGCCATCCAATTCATCAGAGTTTTGCCTCGATCTTTGCTTGCTTTTCTGACTTGTGTGTGATTATTTGttgtggtgctggtggtggtggtggtgtggtcGGGGGGGAGCGAGGCAGACGACTCACGCCCCggttctcctgtgtgttttgtgtctccgCAGGCAAGCGGCCGCACCAGTGCCAGATCTGCAAGAAGGccttcaaacacaaacaccatctCATCGAGCACTCCAGACTGCACTCCGGGGAGAAGCCGTACCAGTGCGACAAGTGCGGGAAGCGCTTCTCCCACTCGGGCTCCTACTCCCAGCACATGAACCACCGCTACTCCTACTGCAAGCGGGAGGCCGAGGAGCGGGAGGCGGCCGAGCGGGAGGCCCGGGAGAAGGGCCACCTGGAGCCCACGGAGCTGCTCATGAGCCGGGCCTACTTGCAGGGGATCACTCCTCAGGGTTACCCGGAGCTGGCGGAGCGCGAGGCCATCCTGAGGCACGAGGGCGTGAACGGAGGGATCAGAGAGGGACGGAAGGAAGTGGAAGGAACGTACGCGAAGATGGGACGGCGGGACGAGGAGttcgaggaggaggaggaggagagcaagagCATGGACACGGACCCGGACACGTTGAGGGACGAGGAGGAGAACGGAGAGCACTCGATGGACGATAGCTCGCTGGACGGCAAAACGGAAACCAAATCGGATCACGAGGACGCCATGGAGGACGGCATGTAATCATCTGCGACAGCActcactaaaacaaacaaacaaacaaacgaaaaaaaaaacacaacaaaaacaaacaaaaaaaaaaaaagcttcccaccatcttttacttttgttttcctttttccttttcctttggGTTCAGTATTCTTAGCGGTTTAAAGAACACGCTGCCGTGTTTTTTAAGCTGTTCGTGCACGTGCCTGAAGCTTCCGGGAAGCTTTTCTTGGACAGACTCCTCGGGGaggacggggcgggacggggaAAGACGTGGACTCACGAATCAaaccggaggaggaggaggcattGGGGgcgggccgggccgggcggggGGTTCAGGGTTCTGGTGGTGGCATGGGTTTGTGAAATAAGCTGCATTATGCAAACCgaacaatgaataaaatgaatacatttcaaAAAATG
The DNA window shown above is from Myripristis murdjan chromosome 2, fMyrMur1.1, whole genome shotgun sequence and carries:
- the zeb2b gene encoding zinc finger E-box-binding homeobox 2b isoform X2 — protein: MAPGVRGENKPTRDGKNALNYENVVETGSETEEEDKLPVSEEDALINGTGSPASLTNPEASPRAESHGLLTKEEEDDEMRDSGVEHIWPDNDMLSASVDGTDEMKDDFDALGPDAALQAVGNGTVKNVDCTSEFEDFFAKRKLDDSESHVVSIAEYLQRGDTAIIYPEAPEELSRLGTPEATGPEENDLPPGTPDAFAQLLTCPYCDRGYKRLTSLKEHIKYRHEKNEENFACPLCNYTFAYRTQLERHMATHKPARDQHQLLNQGAGNRKFKCTECGKAFKYKHHLKEHLRIHSGEKPYECPNCKKRFSHSGSYSSHISSKKCIGLIAVNGRMRNNMKTGSSPTSASSSPTNTAITQLRQKLENGKPLGLADHNNHLNIKTEPLDFNDYKLMMASHGFGAPGPFMNGGMGGNSPLGIHHNSTAQSPLQHLGMGVLDSQLLGYPGPLANNLSEVQKVLQIVDNTVCRQKMDCKPEELSKLKAYMKELGSQIEEQKQGLTSSGGPPVGLPVVNHNGATKSIIDYTLEKVNEAKACLQSLTTDSKRQISNIKREKSNHTLEGGMDEKMQENNMFTPFACQYCKETFPGPIPLHQHERYLCKMNEEIKAVLQPSENLMPTKPGIFMEKNTHLLSSMLAEKGLPAPINPYKDHMSVLKAYFAMNMEPNSEELLKISIAVGLPQEFVKEWFEQRKMYQYGSTRTPPLEHRNNADMVIGTNNHHTPPKDSMAARSPVSLVKPTDRITSPSIAELHNNVNNCDNALRHLKNHQFSGSAKPIGDKLDHSRSNTPSPLNLSSASSKNSHSSSYTPNSLTSEDLQAEPLDLSLPRLMKEPKHALTVKSRPKVNSITIDHNTVPSPREHFEEPLNLAYLKKDFSGSTNNGNLEKSTSPIFGINPFAAKPLYTSLPPQSAFPPATFMPPMQASIPGLRPYPGMDQMGFLPHMAYTYATGAATFAEMQQRRKYQRKPGFQGDLLDGTADYMSGLDDMTDPDSCLSRKKIKKTESGKRPHQCQICKKAFKHKHHLIEHSRLHSGEKPYQCDKCGKRFSHSGSYSQHMNHRYSYCKREAEEREAAEREAREKGHLEPTELLMSRAYLQGITPQGYPELAEREAILRHEGVNGGIREGRKEVEGTYAKMGRRDEEFEEEEEESKSMDTDPDTLRDEEENGEHSMDDSSLDGKTETKSDHEDAMEDGM
- the zeb2b gene encoding zinc finger E-box-binding homeobox 2b isoform X1; the protein is MAPGVRGENKPTRDGKNALNYENVVETGSETEEEDKLPVSEEDALINGTGSPASLTNPEASPRAESHGLLTKEEEDDEMRDSGVEHIWPDNDMLSASVDGTDEMKDDFDALGPDAALQAVGNGTVKNVDCTSEFEDFFAKRKLDDSESHVVSIAEYLQRGDTAIIYPEAPEELSRLGTPEATGPEENDLPPGTPDAFAQLLTCPYCDRGYKRLTSLKEHIKYRHEKNEENFACPLCNYTFAYRTQLERHMATHKPARDQHQLLNQGAGNRKFKCTECGKAFKYKHHLKEHLRIHSGEKPYECPNCKKRFSHSGSYSSHISSKKCIGLIAVNGRMRNNMKTGSSPTSASSSPTNTAITQLRQKLENGKPLGLADHNNHLNIKTEPLDFNDYKLMMASHGFGAPGPFMNGGMGGNSPLGIHHNSTAQSPLQHLGMGVLDSQLLGYPGPLANNLSEVQKVLQIVDNTVCRQKMDCKPEELSKLKAYMKELGSQIEEQKQGLTSSGGPPVGLPVVNHNGATKSIIDYTLEKVNEAKACLQSLTTDSKRQISNIKREKSNHTLEGGMDEKMQENNMFTPFACQYCKETFPGPIPLHQHERYLCKMNEEIKAVLQPSENLMPTKPGIFMEKNTHLLSSMLAEKGLPAPINPYKDHMSVLKAYFAMNMEPNSEELLKISIAVGLPQEFVKEWFEQRKMYQYGSTRTPPLEHRNNADMVIGTNNHHTPPKDSMAARSPVSLVKPTDRITSPSIAELHNNVNNCDNALRHLKNHQFSGSAKPIGDKLDHSRSNTPSPLNLSSASSKNSHSSSYTPNSLTSEDLQAEPLDLSLPRLMKEPKHALTVKSRPKVNSITIDHNTVPSPREHFEEPLNLAYLKKDFSGSTNNGNLEKSTSPIFGINPFAAKPLYTSLPPQSAFPPATFMPPMQASIPGLRPYPGMDQMGFLPHMAYTYATGAATFAEMQQRRKYQRKPGFQGDLLDGTADYMSGLDDMTDPDSCLSRKKIKKTESGMYACDLCDKTFQKSSSLLRHKYEHTGKRPHQCQICKKAFKHKHHLIEHSRLHSGEKPYQCDKCGKRFSHSGSYSQHMNHRYSYCKREAEEREAAEREAREKGHLEPTELLMSRAYLQGITPQGYPELAEREAILRHEGVNGGIREGRKEVEGTYAKMGRRDEEFEEEEEESKSMDTDPDTLRDEEENGEHSMDDSSLDGKTETKSDHEDAMEDGM